GGGGCGAAGCCTCCCTCGTCGCCGACGCCGGTGACATGACCCTGCTCGCGCAGAAGCCGCTTGAGCGTGTGGAAGACCTCGGCGCCGGCCCGGAGGGCGTCGGCGAAGGACGGGAGGCCGGCCGGCACGAGCATGAACTCCTGGACGTCCAGCCGGTTGTCGGCGTGAGCCCCCCCGTTGATGACGTTCATCAGCGGAACGGGGAGCGTCCGCGCGGCCGGCCCGCCGAGGTACCGGAAGAGCGGCAGCCCGAGCTCATCGGCCGCCGCTCGCGCGCAGGCGAGGGAGACCCCGAGGATCGCATTGGCGCCGAGCGTCTCTTTCTGCGGTGTGCCGTCCAGCAGGCAGAGCGTCCGGTCGATGCGCGCCTGGTCGAGGACGTCTTCGCCCTGGAGCTCGGGGCCGATCACTTGCTCGACGTTCTTGACAGCCTGGCGGACCCCTTTGCCTCCGTAGCGGCGCTTGTCGCCATCGCGCAGCTCGAGGGCCTCGCCGCTTCCCGTCGAGGCGCCCGAGGGGACGGCGGCGCGTCCCTCGGCGCCGCTGTCCAGGTGGACTTCCACCTCCAGGGTGGGATTGCCCCGGGAATCCAGGATCTCCCGGGCGTGGATGTCGGTGATCTCGCCCACGGCGCCTGGCTCAGGCCTTCCGGCGGAGGACGAACTCGGCCAGCGCGCCGAGCGGCTCGGCAGCGGGGCCGAGGACGGCGACGGCCGCCCGGGCCTCGTGGATCAGCGCCCTCGCCCGATCCCACGAGGTATCCAGGCCGTGGTAGTCGGGATAGGTGATCTTCTTCTTCCGCCGATCACTGCCCGGCGTCTTCCCCAGGATCTCCAGCGACCCCTCGACGTCGAGCACGTCATCCACGATCTGGAAGGCGAGGCCCAGCCGCTCGCCGTAGCGCGTCAGGGCGTCGAGGACCGGGTCGGAGGCGCCGGCCAGCAGCGCGCCCGAGCGGAGCGCGGCCCGGATGAGGGCGGCGGTCTTGTGGGTGTGGATGTATTCGAGGGTCTCCGCCGAGACGCGCTCGCCCTCGGACTGGACGTCCACCACCTGACCGCCGATCATGCCGGCCGTCCCGGCCGCCTCACTGATCTCGGCCACCAACCGGGGAAAGACCTCGGCCGGCGCCTTGCCGAGCCGGATGTTGGCGGCGACCAGGCCGAAGGCATGGGTGAGGAGCGCGTCGCCGGCCAGGATGGCCATGGCTTCGCCGAAGACCTTGTGGCTGGTGAGCCGCCCCCGGCGGTAGTCGTCGTCGTCCATGGCCGGCAGGTCGTCGTGGATCAGCGAATAGGTGTGAATCAGCTCGAAGGCGCAGGCGGTCGGCATGACGTCCGCCATCCGGCCCTCGGCCGCCTCGGCGCCCGCGATCACCAGGGTGGGGCGGAGGCGCTTGCCGCCGGCCAGCACACTGTAGCGCATGGCCTCGTGGATCGTCGCCGGATACGCATCGGCCGTCGGGAGGTAGCGGTCGAGCGCCTCGTCCACCGCGCGCCGTCGCTCGCCCAGGTAGGCGTCCAGGTCGAAGCTCACCGGTCGCCCTCCTCCTCCCATTTGAACGGCTGGGCGCGCAGCCCGCCCTCCTCCTGCATGAGGACTTCGATCCGGCGCTCGGTCTCCTCGAGCCGCCGCGCGCACAGGCGGAGGAGCGCGGTGCCCTCCTCGAACGCCCGGAGCGACTCGTCGAGCGAAAGGTTCCCGGCCTCAAGCGCGTGGACGAGCTGCTCCAGGCGAGTCAGGGCCTCCTCGAACTTCGGCGCCGGCTCGATCGCAGGCTCCTCAGGCGCCATGTTCGGGTGGCGCGGCGGGCCGGGAGTCCGGCGGCCGGATCTCCTCGACCCGGCACCCGAGGCTCCCCTCACGGAGACGGACCGACACCGGCGCGCCGATCGTGGCCTGGGCGGCCCGGGTCACGACCTCCCCGGAGGGCAGGGCGCAGATGCTGTAGCCGCGGGCCAGGCAGGCCAGCGGGCTCAGCGTGTCGAGACGGGCCGCCATGGCCTCCATCGCGCGGCGCCGGCTCGTCACCCCGAGGCGCGTGCTGCGCTCGAGCCGGCGCTCGAGCTGGGCGAGGAGGCGCCCCTGCTGGCGCGTGAGGGCCTGCAGCACCTCGGGCCGCAAGGCCCGGACCACGCGAGCCAGACGCTCCCGCGTCTCACGCCGGCGGCGCCGGATACCGCGATGGAGGCGCCCGGCGAGGTCGTCGAGCCGGCG
This genomic interval from Candidatus Methylomirabilota bacterium contains the following:
- a CDS encoding farnesyl diphosphate synthase — protein: MGGGGRPVSFDLDAYLGERRRAVDEALDRYLPTADAYPATIHEAMRYSVLAGGKRLRPTLVIAGAEAAEGRMADVMPTACAFELIHTYSLIHDDLPAMDDDDYRRGRLTSHKVFGEAMAILAGDALLTHAFGLVAANIRLGKAPAEVFPRLVAEISEAAGTAGMIGGQVVDVQSEGERVSAETLEYIHTHKTAALIRAALRSGALLAGASDPVLDALTRYGERLGLAFQIVDDVLDVEGSLEILGKTPGSDRRKKKITYPDYHGLDTSWDRARALIHEARAAVAVLGPAAEPLGALAEFVLRRKA
- a CDS encoding exodeoxyribonuclease VII small subunit, whose product is MAPEEPAIEPAPKFEEALTRLEQLVHALEAGNLSLDESLRAFEEGTALLRLCARRLEETERRIEVLMQEEGGLRAQPFKWEEEGDR